A single window of Nocardioides baekrokdamisoli DNA harbors:
- the hsaC gene encoding iron-dependent extradiol dioxygenase HsaC, with the protein MVIDIKSMGYVRVASTDLAAWQLFAEKVLGLAAGRGPTEGNLYYRIDEVSARLIVFPSDVDELSATGWELADHAALQDAREHLSKAGVAFEEGTAEELAERRVQELVRFRDPFDNVFELFHGITYESRPVVTPYAAKFVTGIQGMGHIVVPVSDDVEALRFYRDVLGFALRDSMSMPGEFVGKPAGSKIWLRFLGVNPRHHSLAFLPMPNASKCVHIMLEVDKLDDVGRALERVRKYKAPLSATLGRHMNDEMVSFYVKSPAGFDIEFGCEGLQVDENRWVARESTAVSYWGHVFGGH; encoded by the coding sequence ATGGTCATCGACATCAAGTCCATGGGCTACGTACGCGTGGCCTCGACGGACCTGGCTGCCTGGCAGCTGTTCGCGGAGAAGGTCCTGGGGCTGGCCGCCGGACGTGGTCCGACCGAGGGCAACCTCTACTACCGGATCGACGAGGTCTCCGCCCGTCTGATCGTGTTCCCCTCCGACGTGGACGAGTTGTCGGCCACTGGGTGGGAGCTGGCCGACCACGCCGCGCTGCAGGACGCCCGTGAGCACCTCAGCAAGGCCGGCGTCGCCTTCGAGGAGGGCACGGCCGAGGAGCTGGCTGAGCGTCGCGTGCAGGAGCTCGTACGCTTCCGCGACCCGTTCGACAACGTCTTCGAGTTGTTCCACGGCATCACCTACGAATCGCGCCCGGTGGTCACCCCGTACGCGGCGAAGTTCGTCACCGGGATCCAGGGGATGGGCCACATCGTCGTGCCGGTGAGCGACGACGTGGAGGCTCTGCGTTTCTACCGCGACGTCCTCGGATTCGCGCTGCGCGACTCGATGTCGATGCCCGGCGAGTTCGTCGGGAAGCCGGCCGGGTCGAAGATCTGGCTGCGGTTCCTCGGGGTCAACCCGCGCCACCACAGCCTCGCGTTCCTGCCGATGCCCAACGCCAGCAAGTGCGTCCACATCATGCTCGAGGTCGACAAGCTCGACGACGTCGGTCGCGCGCTGGAGCGCGTACGCAAGTACAAGGCGCCGTTGTCGGCCACGCTCGGTCGTCACATGAACGACGAGATGGTCTCCTTCTACGTGAAGTCGCCGGCCGGGTTCGACATCGAATTCGGCTGCGAGGGCCTGCAGGTGGACGAGAACCGGTGGGTCGCGCGCGAGTCGACCGCCGTGTCGTACTGGGGACACGTCTTCGGTGGGCACTGA
- a CDS encoding flavin reductase family protein, giving the protein MGTDTMSTHSADIPEGMNPDAAAQWPPRELIDSFLGSFDEGLWPGEATAFPTDDPEAVAAARQFRDTLSHFASGVTVITSVSDDEPVGMTCQSFASVSLHPPMVMFIPAKTSRAWPKMQRAGHFTVNFLAADQQQVSNTFATRDADKFAGVDWTPGVTGAPVLPGVLGHIDCTVHAAYEVGDHYVVIGKVQDLSVDSDQPPLLFYRGAYRTTD; this is encoded by the coding sequence GTGGGCACTGACACGATGTCGACCCACAGCGCGGACATCCCCGAGGGGATGAACCCCGATGCGGCAGCGCAGTGGCCGCCTCGGGAGTTGATCGACTCGTTCCTCGGGTCGTTCGACGAGGGGCTGTGGCCGGGGGAGGCCACGGCCTTTCCGACCGATGACCCGGAGGCGGTTGCGGCCGCGCGGCAGTTCCGGGACACGCTCTCGCACTTCGCGTCCGGGGTCACCGTGATCACCTCGGTCTCCGACGATGAGCCGGTGGGCATGACCTGCCAGTCGTTCGCGAGCGTGTCGTTGCACCCGCCGATGGTGATGTTCATCCCGGCGAAGACCTCCAGGGCGTGGCCGAAGATGCAGCGAGCGGGGCACTTCACCGTGAACTTCCTCGCCGCCGACCAGCAGCAGGTCTCGAACACCTTCGCCACCCGCGACGCCGACAAGTTCGCAGGAGTCGACTGGACTCCCGGAGTCACCGGCGCACCGGTGCTGCCGGGCGTACTCGGGCACATCGACTGCACCGTGCACGCGGCCTACGAGGTCGGCGATCACTACGTGGTCATCGGCAAGGTCCAGGACCTCTCGGTCGACAGTGACCAGCCGCCGTTGCTGTTCTACCGCGGCGCGTACCGCACCACCGACTAG
- a CDS encoding NAD(P)/FAD-dependent oxidoreductase, whose amino-acid sequence MKLGKRAVILGGSMAGLSAAGAVAPYVDEVIILERDELPAEAQHRRGVPQSKHPHFLLNSGRRAINALFPGYEDDLIAAGGMPLTASMDTAYLEGPGWAPRKQGALTMVYGSRLLIERVLRDRVRALPGVVFREGVTVTGIETKDGRVVGVRFAGASGEERLEADLVVDALGRGSSVSDWLVAAGGAEPPVKTLDAKVTYVSRWYDIPDPKTRSASWWWQHMVLMPSQEKDDHPDEHDYLVNFFPIEGNRSIACFGSWGLPMPKTTEEFEASADRLRTPQFKAAMTASEPTSEVHLTRSTGNKWRRYDRLPKAPLGVVFVGDSICAFNPFYGQGMSSAAISARLLRERLDAASALDERFFADFLKRQAKEFQVPWGMAMARDRGYECATGTEVAPAWVRRILAAMTWPMFNLITGAAREDAVIDEHFARVFNMDESIVAMMLNPRVLFGFARYKLRAWFRRERIPYGFDGQAEPPGTNWTPGLAS is encoded by the coding sequence ATGAAACTGGGCAAGCGGGCTGTCATTCTCGGCGGAAGCATGGCCGGGCTGAGTGCCGCCGGCGCGGTCGCTCCGTACGTCGACGAAGTCATCATCCTCGAGCGAGACGAACTGCCTGCAGAGGCGCAGCACCGGCGGGGCGTGCCGCAGAGCAAGCATCCGCATTTCCTGCTGAACTCGGGACGCCGTGCGATCAATGCGCTCTTCCCGGGGTATGAAGACGATCTGATCGCGGCCGGCGGGATGCCGTTGACCGCGTCGATGGACACCGCCTACCTCGAGGGCCCGGGTTGGGCGCCGCGCAAGCAGGGCGCGCTCACCATGGTGTACGGATCACGCCTGCTGATCGAGCGTGTGCTGCGTGATCGCGTACGCGCTCTCCCCGGCGTGGTCTTCCGCGAAGGGGTCACGGTCACGGGCATCGAGACCAAGGACGGTCGCGTCGTCGGTGTGCGGTTCGCAGGCGCCTCCGGGGAGGAACGACTTGAGGCCGACCTCGTCGTGGATGCGCTGGGACGTGGATCGTCTGTCTCCGACTGGCTGGTGGCTGCTGGCGGGGCCGAGCCTCCGGTCAAGACACTGGACGCCAAGGTCACCTACGTGTCGCGCTGGTACGACATCCCCGACCCGAAGACACGGTCCGCCTCCTGGTGGTGGCAGCACATGGTGCTCATGCCCTCGCAGGAGAAGGACGATCATCCGGACGAGCACGACTACCTGGTCAACTTCTTCCCGATCGAGGGCAACCGGAGCATCGCGTGCTTCGGGTCCTGGGGCCTGCCGATGCCGAAGACGACTGAGGAATTCGAGGCGTCCGCCGACCGACTGCGGACGCCGCAGTTCAAGGCCGCGATGACGGCCTCGGAACCCACCTCTGAGGTGCACCTGACGCGCTCGACGGGCAACAAGTGGCGCCGGTACGACCGGCTGCCGAAGGCGCCTCTCGGGGTCGTCTTCGTCGGCGACTCGATCTGTGCCTTCAACCCGTTCTACGGGCAGGGGATGAGTTCGGCCGCGATCTCGGCACGGCTGCTCCGTGAGCGGTTGGACGCGGCATCCGCCCTGGACGAGCGTTTCTTCGCCGACTTCCTCAAGCGGCAGGCCAAGGAGTTCCAGGTGCCGTGGGGGATGGCGATGGCTCGCGACCGCGGGTACGAGTGCGCCACCGGCACCGAAGTGGCACCGGCCTGGGTACGCCGCATCCTGGCTGCAATGACCTGGCCGATGTTCAACCTGATCACTGGCGCAGCCCGTGAGGATGCGGTCATCGATGAGCACTTCGCCCGCGTCTTCAACATGGACGAGTCGATCGTCGCGATGATGCTCAACCCGAGGGTGCTGTTCGGGTTCGCGCGCTACAAGCTGAGGGCGTGGTTCCGCCGCGAGCGGATCCCGTACGGCTTCGACGGGCAGGCCGAGCCGCCGGGCACCAACTGGACGCCCGGGCTGGCCTCGTGA